The following are encoded together in the Plasmodium sp. gorilla clade G2 genome assembly, contig: PADLG01_00_13, whole genome shotgun sequence genome:
- a CDS encoding cytoadherence linked asexual protein 3.2: MASFFKTPVVILVLFLYLHEKVLCSINENENAIENINENVNEIENVNQTINGYDNIDQLKSMIGNDELHKNLTILEKLILESLEKDKLKYPLLKQETEQLLDISKFKKKNVNDTNDESYIVPTIQSTFYDMVKYEHLMKKQLIEIYNSDISDIIKKKIFIVRTLKTIKLMLIPLNSYKQNNDLKTALEELNNVFIAKDVQEKKTISPIGDHETFFRNILFRVYDIQQSHDIENKYDTIILDDTKIDVMDTNDFFFTTNSNINFMEALDDITDQYGLGLINHLGPHLIALGHFVVLKLALKNYNSYFQAKRIKFFSWQKILEFSMSDRFKVLDMMCDHESVYYSEKKRRKTYLKVDRSHTSMECNILEYLIHYFNKYQLEIIKTTQDTDFDLHGMMEHKYIKDYFFSFMCNDPKECIIYHTNQFKKEANEENTFPEEPNREISAYNIYLNYYYFMKRYSCYGTKKTLYVHLLNLTGLLNYDTRAYVTSLYLPGYYNTVEMSFTEEKEFSKLFENLLKCIEKCHLHQPNTLSKDSNFLNEVSKCNVCKGAFLYSNMKFDEVPSMLQKFYVYLTKGLKIQKVSSLMRTLDMYQEYSNFLSHDINWYTFLFLFRLTSFKDISTKNVAEAMYLNIKDEDSFNRTVVTNYWFPSPIKKYYTLYVRKRIPNNLVDELEKLMKVGTLEKMKKSLTFLVHVNSFLQLDFFHQLNEPPLGLPRSYPLSLILEHKFKDWMISSPAGFYFSNYHNPYIRKDLHDKVLSQKFEPPKMNQWNKVLKSLIECAYDMYFDQRHVKNLYKYHNIYNINNKLMLMRDSMELYKTHFDDVLFFADIFNMRKYMTATPTYKKVKDRVYHTLHSIMGNSVNFYNYGIIYGFKVNKVILKEVVDELFSIYNFNTDIFSDTSFLQTVYLLFRRIEESYRTQRRNDKMSVNNVFFMNVANNYSKLNKEEREVEIHNSMASRYYAKTMFAAFQMLFSTMLSNNVDNLDKAYGLSENIQVATSTSAFLTFAYVYNGSIMDSMTNSLLPPYAKKPITQLKYGKTFVFSNYFMLASKMYDMLNYKNLSLLCEYQAVASANFYSSKKVGQFIGRKFLPITTLFLIKRIKGSIEWAQGIDCTKKGIVTHNCSGQTSGPDPCSPQDPKPRNFFFTDFLAAEASQYLFFYFFTNLYLDAGKYFPGGFGPAIKEQTKHVTEHTYERKPSVHSFNRNFFMELTNGFMYAFCFFAVYPLYAYYENIHFYITSNFRFLDRYYSVFNKYLINFVRTKLKEITSDILIKYEREAYLNMKKYGYLGEVIASRLSPKDKIINYLHTSNEETMNNLRRYDMEHAFKNKMATYVDDFAYFDDCGKNEQFLNDRCDYCPVVEEVEETQLQPQLLSDTDETTNMSKPTNTYIDIEKINESESVDSDDDENEFDNPDDELMVARFH, translated from the exons ATGGCTTCGTTTTTTAAAACTCCAGTCGTTATTTTAGTTTTGTTTTTATACTTACATGAAAAGGTACTATGTtcaataaatgaaaatgaaaatgcaatagaaaatataaacgAAAATGTAAACGAAATTGAAAATGTCAATCAAACTATAAATGGATATGACAATATTGATCAATTAAAATCCATGATTGGAAATGATGAACTACATAAGAATTTAACaatattagaaaaattaattttagaATCGTTAGAAAaggataaattaaaatatcctCTCCTTAAACAAGAAACTGAACAATTGTTAGATATATcgaaatttaaaaaaaaaaatgtaaatgataCGAATGATGAATCTTACATCGTACCTACGATACAATCGACTTTTTATGATATGGTAAAATATGAACATCTTATGAAAAAACAATTAATAGAAATTTACAATTCTGATATTTCAGAtataattaagaaaaaaatcttTATTGTAAGAACATTGAAAACCATAAAATTAATGCTTATACCATTAAATTCGTacaaacaaaataatgatttaaaaaCTGCGCTcgaagaattaaataatgtttttataGCAAAAGATGTACAAgagaaaaaaacaattagTCCAATAGGTGACCACGAAACGTtttttagaaatatattatttcgtGTGTATGATATTCAACAGTCGCACGacatagaaaataaatacgATACAATTATACTTGATGATACCAAAATAGATGTAATGGATacaaatgattttttttttacgacCAACTCCAATATAAATTTCATGGAAGCATTAGATGATATAACAGATCAATACGGATTAGGTTTAATTAACCATTTGGGTCCTCACTTaatag CCCTGGGACATTTTGTTGTATTAAAATTAGCgctaaaaaattataatagttATTTCCAAGCAAAAcgtataaaattttttagttGGCAAAAAATATTAGAGTTCTCCATGTCTGATAGATTTAAAGTTCTTGACATGATGTGTGACCATGAATCAGTTTACTATTCCGaaaaaaagagaagaaaAACGTACTTGAAAGTTGATCGATCACACACATCTATggaatgtaatatattagaatacctaatacattattttaataaatatcagttagaaataataaaaactacTCAAGATACCGATTTTGATTTACATGGGATGATggaacataaatatataaaagattatttcttttcatttatgTGTAATGATCCTAAagaatgtattatttatcatacgaaccaatttaaaaaagaagcaAACGAAGAAAATACTTTTCCTGAAGAACCTAATCGTGAAATAAgtgcatataatatatatttaaattattattatttcatgaAACGTTACAGTTGTTATGGAACAAAAAAAACCTTATATGTCCATTTATTAAACTTAACAGGGCTTctaa attatGATACAAGAGCGTATGTCACATCACTTTATTTGCCAGGATATTATAACa ctgTCGAAATGTCATTTACTGAAGAGAAGGAGTTTTCCAAACTTTTTGAAAACttattaaaat GTATTGAGAAATGTCATTTACACCAACCAAATACATTATCAAAAGATAGTAATTTCCTTAACGAGGTATCAAAATGCAATGTATGCAAAGGagcatttttatattctaaca tgaAATTTGATGAAGTTCCTTCGATGTTACAAAAATTTTACGTATATCTAACTAAAGGGCTCAAAATACAAAAAGTGTCATCTCTAATGAGAACGCTAGATATGTATCAAGAGTACAGTAATTTCTTATCTCATGATATTAATTGGTACACAttcctatttttatttcGACTTACCAGTTTCAaag ataTTTCAACCAAAAATGTCGCTGAAGCaatgtatttaaatataaaagatgaagaTTCATTTAACAGAACCGTCGTAACAAACTATTGGTTCCCTTCgcctataaaaaaatattatactttATATGTTAGGAAACGTATTCCAAACAATTTAGTAGATg aACTGGAAAAATTAATGAAAGTTGGAACATtggaaaaaatgaaaaaatctCTCACATTTTTGGTCCATGTCAACTCGTTTTTACAACTAGATTTTTTCCATCAATTGAATGAACCACCTCTAGGATTACCAAGATCCTATCCTTTATCGTTAATTCTCGAACATAAATTTAAAGATTGGATGATTAGTTCGCCCGCAGGGTTTTATTTTTCCAATTATCACAATccatatataagaaaagatTTGCATGATAAAGTCTTGTCACAAAAATTTGAACCTCCAAAAATGAATCAATGGAACAAAGTTTTGAAATCATTGATCGAGTGCGCCTACGATATGTATTTTGATCAGAGACATgtgaaaaatttatataaatatcataacatttataatatcaataataaattaatgttAATGCGCGACTCCATGGAATTGTACAAAACCCATTTTGACGACGTCTTATTTTTTGCAGATATTTTCAATATGAGAAAATATATGACTGCAACACCAACATATAAAAAGGTAAAAGACCGAGTGTACCATACATTACACAGCATTATGGGAAATTCGGTCAATTTTTACAATTATGGTATAATATATGGCTTTAAAGTAAATAAagttatattaaaagaagtgGTGGACGAATTGTtttccatatataattttaacacAGATATATTTTCAGATACATCTTTTTTGCAAAcagtttatttattatttagaaGAATAGAAGAATCCTACAGGACACAACGAAGAAACGATAAaatg AGTGTGAATAATGTTTTTTTCATGAATGTTGCAAATAATTATTCGAAATTAAACAAAGAAGAACGAGAAGTGGAAATACATAATTCGATGGCATCACGATATTATGCAAAAACGATGTTTGCAGCATTTCAAATGTTATTTTCAACAATGTTAAGTAATAATGTAGATAATCTTGATAAAGCCTATGGATTAAGTGAAAATATCCAGGTAGCAACGAGCACATCCGCTTTTCTCACATTTGCATATGTATATAACGGAAGTATTATGGATAGTATGACCAACAGTTTGTTGCCACCATATGCGAAAAAACCCATCACACAattaaaatatggaaaaactTTCGTTTTCTCCAACTATTTCATGCTAGCATCGAAAATGTACGATATgttgaattataaaaatttaagtcTTTTATGTGAATATCAGGCTGTAGCAAGTGCCAATTTTTACTCGTCAAAAAAAGTCGGTCAGTTTATTGGAAGAAAATTTTTACCGATTACTaccttatttttaataaaaagaattaagGGATCAATAGAATGGGCGCAAGGTATTGATTGTACAAAAAAGGGTATTGTTACGCATAACTGTAGTGGGCAAACATCTGGCCCAGATCCTTGTTCTCCACAAGATCCTAAGCCTCGTAATTTCTTCTTTACTGATTTTCTTGCTGCTGAGGCATCccaatatttatttttttactttttcacAAATTTATACCTAGATGCAGGCAAATATTTTCCTGGAGGGTTTGGTCCTGCAATAAAGGAACAAACAAAACATGTTACAGAACACACGTACGAACGCAAACCTTCCGTTCATAGTTTTAATAGAAATTTTTTCATGGAACTGACGAACGGGTTCATGTAcgctttttgttttttcgcTGTTTATCCtttatatgcatattatgaaaatattcatttttatattacgaGCAATTTCCGTTTCTTGGATCGATATTATAGTGTattcaataaatatttaataaattttgtaaGAACAAAACTTAAAGAAATTACCAGTgacattttaataaaatacgAACGTGAAGCGTacttaaatatgaaaaagtaTGGGTATCTAGGTGAAGTTATTGCTTCAAGATTGTCGCCCAAAGATAAAATCATAAATTATTTGCACACATCAAACGAGGAGACCATGAATAATTTGAGACGATATGATATGGAACATGCGTTCAAGAACAAAATGGCTACTTATGTGGACGATTTTGCTTATTTTGACGATTGTGGCAAAAACGAACAGTTTTTAAACGACAGATGTGATTACTGCCCTGTGGTTGAAGAGGTGGAGGAAACACAACTACAACCACAATTACTCTCAGACACTGATGAGACCACTAACATGTCAAAACCAACTAATACGTATATAGATATCGAAAAAATTAACGAATCGGAATCGGTAGATAGTGACGACGATGAAAACGAATTTGACAATCCCGATGATGAATTAATGGTCGCACGATTTcactaa